The following coding sequences are from one Apodemus sylvaticus chromosome X, mApoSyl1.1, whole genome shotgun sequence window:
- the LOC127674482 gene encoding transcription factor SPT20 homolog, with protein MERTFQEAFELADDIIESVRQQPPPPRLMSTGEKSLHEKLYDIYVEECGKDPEVEGLQSNVNLLEKLLRREALPCLVVNLYPENQGYSLMLKDKTGSFSETFQLPYEVQKLLEYLDAEELPSFLIDVLEKSPVNVFHCGCVIAEIRDYRQCSDIHPPAELGAEPAVSSDVSSAASPLPGYQTRHILLRPTMQSLVSDVESITSDNRQWTEEEKLELESQLILATAEPLCLDPSVAVACTANRLLFNEQKMNTDPVKQCFKRRASPSLDQQEVSSGYTCPPDFTTMTSFKKQAKLGSDDPSDLTVTETASWMQGPFELTTPSEMDVQTYINEVPSLLFDDEEPSVLQVPEVKYDFMFDYEDDSQLWEMNPNIMKSLNDDPLFSGDIGPFPEDSIDSHLYLPHMSLDDYSDDFIARINSEPRETVDMCQGSDQSEARCSGKMAEGSSSSVCLPEPSLETKPTTSLVQKPTTSLVSKPKTTVVSKPKTSVVSKPKTTVVSKPKTSVVSKPKTTVVSKPKTSVVSKPTTSLVSKPTTTLVLKPTTTLVSKPTTTLVSKPTTTLVPKPTISVLPKPATGLVPKPTISLVAKPATVLVSKPTTGPVPKPATGRGSKSATGLVSKPTISVLPKPTTILVPKPTTGLVSKPKTILVSKPATTVVPKPTITVVAKPAISVVPKPATSQVSSSVLEQESRIPPPLALTHISKQGSATVSRGQDAPRAPKTTTVVQQTTVSISRVRTLPPAVQPNARSSENKPKVQHPVSTTTTTVINVSHEGTGNPGPALHRGHVKRALEEGAQVARIQCHKICSSHPALKAPRRGLASFAPALIRYCHLLGKRFHMLRDK; from the exons ATGGAGCGAACTTTCCAGGAGGCTTTCGAGTTGGCGGACGATATCATTGAATCTGTCCGGCAGCAGCCGCCTCCTCCGAGACTCATGTCCACCGGGGAAAAATCTCTTCATGAAAAACTGTATGACATTTATGTCGAAGAGTGTGGAAAAGACCCCGAGGTGGAGGGCCTTCAAAGCAATGTCAACTTGCTAGAGAAGCTTCTGAGAAGGGAGGCGTTGCCATGTTTAGTGGTCAACCTGTACCCAGAAAATCAGGGCTATTCTCTCATGCTGAAGGACAAAACTGGGTCGTTTTCAGAGACCTTTCAGTTGCCTTATGAAGTACAGAAACTACTTGAATACTTGGATGCTGAAGAGTTACCTTCTTTTCTGATTGATGTCCTGGAAAAGTCTCCTGTGAATGTATTTCACTGTGGGTGTGTCATAGCAGAGATCCGAGACTACCGGCAATGCAGTGACATCCACCCTCCTGCGGAGCTTGGTGCAGAGCCTGCTGTGTCATCTGATGTGTCCTCTGCTGCGTCACCTCTTCCTGGTTACCAAACTCGGCATATTCTTTTACGGCCAACGATGCAAAGTCTAGTAAGCGATGTAGAGTCCATTACAAGTGATAACCGTCAGTGGACTGAGGAAGAAAAACTTGAGCTTGAGAGCCAACTGATTTTAGCTACAGCTGAGCCGCTGTGTCTGGATCCCTCTGTTGCTGTTGCCTGCACCGCCAACAGACTGCTGTTTAATGAGCAGAAGATGAACACTGACCCCGTGAAACAATGCTTCAAGAGACGTGCATCCCCCTCTCTGGATCAACAGGAGGTGTCATCTGGGTATACATGTCCCCCTGACTTCACAACTATGACTTCTTTCAAAAAACAGGCAAAACTAGGGTCAGATGACCCATCTGACCTGACTGTTACTGAAACAGCTTCATGGATGCAGGGACCCTTTGAACTGACCACGCCTTCAGAGATGGATGTGCAGACATATATTAACGAGGTGCCATCTCTGCTCTTTGATGATGAAGAACCAAGTGTCCTGCAAGTTCCTGAGGTAAAATACGACTTTATGTTTGATTATGAGGATGACAGTCAGCTATGGGAAATGAATCCAAATATTATGAAGTCCCTTAATGATGATCCACTTTTCTCTGGTGACATTGGGCCGTTTCCAGAGGATAGTATTGATAGCCATTTGTATCTCCCTCACATGTCCCTGGATGATTATTCAGATGATTTCATAGCTCGGATAAACTCTGAGCCTAGGGAGACAGTGGATATGTGCCAAGGGTCTGACCAGAGTGAAGCCAGGTGTTCAGGCAAGATGGCAGAGGGTTCTAGTAGCTCAGTCTGTCTTCCTGAGCCCTCCTTGGAAACAAAGCCCACAACCAGTCTGGTGCAAAAGCCCACAACCAGTCTGGTGTCAAAGCCCAAAACCACTGTGGTGTCAAAGCCCAAAACCAGTGTGGTGTCAAAGCCCAAAACCACTGTGGTGTCAAAGCCCAAAACCAGTGTGGTGTCAAAGCCCAAAACCACTGTGGTGTCAAAGCCCAAAACCAGTGTTGTGTCAAAGCCCACAACCAGTCTGGTGTCAAAGCCCACAACTACTCTGGTGTTAAAGCCCACAACTACTCTGGTATCAAAGCCCACAACTACTCTGGTGTCAAAGCCCACAACTACTCTGGTACCAAAGCCCACAATCAGTGTGCTACCAAAACCTGCAACCGGTCTGGTACCAAAGCCCACAATCAGTCTGGTAGCAAAGCCCGCAACTGTTTTAGTGTCAAAGCCCACAACGGGTCCAGTCCCAAAGCCGGCAACTGGTCGGGGGTCAAAGTCCGCAACCGGTCTGGTGTCAAAGCCCACAATCAGTGTGCTACCAAAACCTACAACAATTTTGGTGCCAAAGCCCACAACTGGTCTTGTGTCAAAGCCCAAAACCATTCTGGTGTCAAAGCCCGCAACCACTGTGGTGCCAAAGCCCACAATCACTGTGGTGGCAAAGCCCGCAATTAGTGTGGTGCCAAAGCCTGCAACCAGTCAGGTGTCATCCTCAGTCTTAGAGCAGGAAAGCAGAATTCCTCCACCACTTGCACTTACCCATATCTCAAAACAGGGCTCCGCAACTGTCAGCCGTGGTCAAGATGCACCACGTGCTCCTAAGACAACCACTGTGGTTCAGCAGACCACTGTGAGCATAAGCAGAGTTAGAACCCTTCCTCCAGCTGTCCAACCTAATGCTAGGTCATCAGAAAACAAGCCAAAGGTCCAGCACCCAGTCAGCACCACTACCACAactgtaatcaatgtg tccCATGAAGGCACCGGCAATCCAGGCCCAG